One segment of Panicum virgatum strain AP13 chromosome 3K, P.virgatum_v5, whole genome shotgun sequence DNA contains the following:
- the LOC120700676 gene encoding LRR receptor-like serine/threonine-protein kinase GSO2: MAPAPLPRGHACLRALPLVVALALARLLPGHAAAQQADEARLLLRIKRAWGDPPALASWGAAASHCNWTYVAFDAAGRVSSLALALPNVTLAGAMLPDDIGGLAGLAVLDLFNTSVGGGFPAFLYNCTGIARVDLSNNRLAGELPADIGRLGGSLTYLALGYNNFNGAIPAALSKLTNLIYLALNGNQLTGTIPPELGLLVNLETIKLENNLFGAGTLPESFKNLTKLTTVWLANCNLGGEFPSYVTRMTEMVWLDLSMNGFTGSIPTEIWNLQKLQYLYLYINNLSGEIAINGPIGAASLLENNLAGGIPPSIARLPSLKFLWLWSNNLTGVLPAELGKRTPLLRDIQVDDNKLSGPIPAGICDHHQLWVFTASGNRLNGSIPESLAACRTLMWLEVADNELSGEVPAALWTETKLISLILQNNGQLTGTLPKELYWNLTRLYLDNNRFGGPIPGAAARLRKFHIANNLISGRIPAELVTGMPQLKELNLAGNMLSGGIP, encoded by the exons ATGGCACCCGCGCCACTCCCGCGCGGCCACGCCTGCCTCCGCGCCCTGCCGCTGGTGGTCGCCTTGGCGCTGGCGCGCCTCCTCCCGGGCCACGCCGCGGCGCAGCAGGCCGACGAGGCGCGGCTGCTGCTCCGGATCAAGCGGGCGTGGGGCGACCCGCCGGCGCTCGCGTCGTGGGGCGCCGCGGCCTCGCACTGCAACTGGACCTACGTGGCCTTCGACGCGGCGGGTCGGGTCTCGTCGCTGGCGCTGGCGCTCCCCAACGTGACGCTGGCGGGCGCCATGCTGCCCGACGACATCGGAGGGCTCGCGGGCCTCGCGGTGCTCGACCTCTTCAACAccagcgtcggcggcggcttcccgGCGTTCCTCTACAACTGCACCGGCATCGCGCGCGTCGACCTCTCCAACAACCGGCTCGCCGGGGAGCTGCCGGCCGACATCGGCCGGCTCGGAGGCAGCCTCACCTACCTCGCCCTGGGCTACAATAACTTCAACGGCGCGATACCGGCGGCGCTGTCCAAGCTCACGAACCTGATCTACCTCGCCCTCAACGGAAACCAGCTCACAGGCACGATCCCGCCGGAGCTCGGTTTGCTGGTTAACCTCGAGACGATCAAGCTCGAGAATAATCTGTTCGGCGCCGGCACGCTGCCGGAGTCGTTCAAGAACCTGACGAAGCTGACGACCGTCTGGCTGGCCAACTGCAACCTCGGCGGCGAATTCCCGAGTTACGTCACGCGGATGACGGAGATGGTGTGGCTCGACTTGTCGATGAACGGATTCACAGGAAGCATTCCAACTGAGATCTGGAACCTCCAAAAGTTGCAGTACTTGTATTTGTACATCAACAACCTCTCCGGCGAGATCGCCATCAACGGCCCGATCGGAGCCGCAAGTTTGCTAGAG AACAATCTCGCCGGCGGGATACCGCCGAGCATTGCCCGACTGCCGTCCTTAAAATTCCTGTGGCTGTGGAGCAATAACCTCACTGGAGTGCTTCCGGCCGAGCTCGGGAAGCGGACGCCGTTGCTGAGGGATATTCAGGTCGACGATAACAAATTGTCCGGTCCGATACCTGCGGGGATCTGCGACCATCACCAGCTGTGGGTGTTCACCGCCTCGGGCAACCGCTTGAATGGTTCGATCCCAGAGAGTCTTGCCGCCTGCCGAACTCTCATGTGGCTTGAGGTCGCCGACAACGAGCTGTCCGGCGAGGTGCCGGCCGCGCTGTGGACAGAGACGAAGCTCATTTCCCTGATCCTGCAGAACAATGGACAACTTACGGGAACGCTGCCGAAGGAGCTGTACTGGAATCTGACGAGGCTATACTTGGATAACAACCGGTTCGGTGGTCCCATTCCTGGAGCAGCCGCTCGGCTCCGGAAGTTCCACATCGCGAACAACTTGATCTCCGGCAGAATACCGGCAGAGCTTGTCACTGGGATGCCACAGCTGAAGGAGCTGAACCtggcggggaacatgttgtccGGGGGAATCCCTTGA